One genomic region from Stackebrandtia nassauensis DSM 44728 encodes:
- a CDS encoding HAD family hydrolase, which yields MAARAVIFDLFDTLVDGGTTRRREMIARMGVDLGIDPEVFKAAFRDSYRERFAGTLGDMEQTITTLIRRCGAEPDPEAVAVAARHRVDYTRRLLTPFPGVLEVLSTLVSDGLRVGLITNCSVETPQVWSETQLAQYIQDPVFSCRVGVCKPDPAIYRLALDALGVSAAESVYVADGAGGELVGARDLGMTTIRVRAEGVDHATFGAIGDWDGPVIEDLTELPGRLPELMAS from the coding sequence GTGGCAGCTCGCGCGGTGATCTTCGACCTCTTCGACACCCTGGTGGACGGCGGCACCACGCGACGCCGCGAGATGATCGCGCGCATGGGCGTCGATCTCGGCATCGACCCCGAGGTGTTCAAGGCCGCGTTTCGGGACAGTTATCGCGAACGCTTCGCCGGGACGCTGGGCGACATGGAACAGACGATCACGACGCTGATCCGCCGCTGCGGCGCCGAACCGGACCCGGAAGCCGTCGCGGTGGCGGCGCGGCACCGCGTCGACTACACCCGCCGGTTGCTGACGCCGTTCCCGGGTGTCCTCGAAGTACTGTCTACGTTGGTGTCCGACGGGCTGCGGGTCGGGCTGATCACCAACTGCTCGGTGGAGACCCCGCAGGTGTGGTCGGAAACCCAACTGGCGCAGTACATCCAGGACCCGGTGTTCTCGTGCCGGGTCGGGGTGTGCAAACCGGATCCGGCGATCTACCGGCTGGCCCTCGACGCCCTGGGTGTGAGCGCTGCGGAGAGTGTCTACGTCGCCGACGGCGCCGGGGGAGAACTGGTGGGGGCCCGCGACCTCGGCATGACGACGATCCGGGTCCGGGCCGAGGGAGTCGATCACGCGACCTTCGGCGCGATCGGCGATTGGGACGGGCCGGTCATTGAGGACTTGACCGAATTGCCGGGTCGATTGCCGGAACTGATGGCATCATAG